A part of Ignavibacteriales bacterium genomic DNA contains:
- a CDS encoding VCBS repeat-containing protein, whose amino-acid sequence MKTAILILISFLIINSNKNLIAQVTFTDVAESLGIDHTYYWPFFNAGLSFCDFDKDGLEDLTLPTVTGEKIHLYKFDGQYFTNIVDQTALSDTQRANCLLWADYDNDGDRDFLITNRNSFDHLYRNDNGEFIDVTSAVGLPLDITFSTAACWADYDKDGWLDLYIGTRDWNFGSHLYHNNGDGTFTDVTDFAGVSNFGKLPLAISFLDYDNDGWLDIYNANDLHQGNTLFKNNGDGTFTDVSVASGANVYVSGMGIAIGDYDNNGFLDMYITNVDEGNAFLHNNGDGTFTEKASYLHIGVGKFGWGTSFFDYDNDGDLDLLVNNSGGLQGRDDPARNNTFFRNNGDGQFTELFDTGLEADTFYSYGSATADFNNDGYLDVAILNAYGHKSQLFQNSGGTNNWIKIGLEGTVSNREGIGSVIEIWRSGIKFIRTTHCGISYQSQNSFIETIGVGQSTVIDSIIIKWPNGLEDVYRNVLVNQKLNAVEGETLLQPNPVTFTDVSSQMKVNHSYNIDFFAGGVSFADANGDGLDDITFSSGIGENIQHLRNKTTTFKNIVNKMGISELGRSKAVIWADYDNDRDKDLFVVNLGSVSRLYRNERGIFTDVTSISGLSMFLEQSTGASFADYDNDGYLDLYVGNRDDFQGNRLYHNNGDGTFTDVSETTKVTNTGRLALTVSWLDFNNDGFQDIYCANDLMKGNTLFKNNGDGTFTDVSTSSGVDLQMACMGIAAGDFNDDGWIDMYLTNGPDGNRMLKNNGDSTFSEVAGLLGINVGKVCWGANFLDYDNDGDLDLFVSVSNGIAGNQTREDMLFWNKGNGTFAQALTTGIESDTSFSYGNAIGDYNNDGYSDIVILNANGTQSKLLKNNGWTNNWLKINLKGTASNRDGLGATAQIFLEGKSTRRSLYNEISYQSQNSLTLIFGVGESIMIDSLIVNWPSGVVDILRKIDVNQLLTIVEGSYAEKTPSLEKKQIIPEEYSLNQNYPNPFNPTTTISYQLKDKSEVKIEVFDILGRKIRQIESGVKAAGFYELLFNAESLPSGVYVYRIFAKSLESGQTFNDSKKLILMK is encoded by the coding sequence ATGAAAACTGCCATATTAATTTTAATCAGCTTTTTAATTATCAATAGTAATAAAAATCTAATCGCGCAAGTAACATTTACAGATGTTGCAGAATCCTTAGGTATTGATCACACTTATTATTGGCCTTTCTTTAATGCTGGATTAAGTTTTTGTGATTTCGATAAGGATGGTTTAGAAGATTTGACATTACCAACAGTGACGGGCGAAAAAATTCATCTTTACAAATTTGATGGTCAGTATTTCACAAATATCGTGGATCAAACTGCTTTAAGCGATACTCAAAGAGCAAACTGTTTGTTGTGGGCAGACTATGACAATGATGGAGACAGAGATTTTTTAATAACTAATAGAAATTCTTTCGATCATCTTTATAGAAATGATAATGGAGAGTTCATTGATGTAACGAGTGCGGTTGGACTTCCTCTTGATATAACTTTTTCTACTGCAGCTTGCTGGGCTGATTACGATAAGGATGGCTGGCTCGATCTTTACATTGGAACAAGAGACTGGAATTTTGGCAGTCATCTTTACCATAATAACGGTGATGGTACCTTCACGGATGTGACTGACTTTGCAGGTGTTTCCAATTTTGGGAAACTTCCTCTTGCAATTTCTTTTTTAGATTATGATAATGACGGATGGTTAGATATTTATAATGCAAACGATTTACATCAGGGCAACACACTATTTAAAAACAATGGCGATGGTACATTTACGGATGTAAGTGTTGCCTCGGGAGCAAATGTGTATGTGTCTGGAATGGGAATTGCAATCGGTGATTATGACAACAATGGATTTCTCGATATGTACATAACAAATGTGGACGAAGGCAATGCATTTCTCCATAATAATGGAGATGGAACTTTTACTGAAAAGGCAAGCTACCTTCATATTGGTGTTGGTAAGTTTGGGTGGGGGACTTCTTTTTTTGATTATGACAATGATGGTGATTTGGATTTACTTGTAAATAATAGTGGCGGTTTGCAAGGCAGAGATGATCCCGCAAGAAACAACACTTTCTTTCGAAATAATGGCGATGGTCAATTCACCGAATTATTCGATACCGGGTTGGAAGCTGACACATTTTATAGCTATGGTAGTGCAACGGCGGATTTCAACAACGATGGATATCTCGATGTCGCAATTCTTAATGCCTACGGTCATAAATCTCAGTTATTTCAAAATTCCGGCGGTACAAACAACTGGATAAAAATAGGATTGGAGGGAACCGTCAGTAATAGGGAGGGGATTGGAAGCGTAATTGAAATTTGGCGTTCGGGAATAAAGTTTATCAGAACTACACATTGCGGGATTAGTTATCAATCACAAAATAGTTTTATAGAAACAATTGGCGTAGGGCAATCGACAGTTATTGATTCAATTATTATTAAATGGCCTAATGGACTAGAGGATGTTTATAGGAATGTTTTAGTCAATCAGAAACTAAATGCAGTGGAAGGAGAAACTCTGCTTCAACCAAATCCAGTGACATTTACTGATGTAAGCAGCCAGATGAAAGTAAACCACAGTTATAACATAGATTTTTTTGCCGGGGGGGTAAGTTTTGCCGATGCAAACGGAGATGGTTTGGATGATATTACCTTCAGCAGCGGAATAGGAGAAAACATTCAACATCTTCGAAATAAAACCACAACATTTAAGAACATAGTTAATAAGATGGGGATAAGTGAGTTAGGCAGAAGTAAGGCTGTTATTTGGGCAGATTATGACAATGATCGGGATAAAGATTTATTTGTCGTAAATCTGGGAAGCGTTAGCAGACTTTACAGAAATGAAAGAGGAATTTTTACAGACGTAACAAGTATATCCGGTTTATCAATGTTTTTAGAGCAGAGCACAGGAGCATCATTCGCCGACTATGATAATGATGGTTATTTGGATTTGTATGTCGGGAATAGAGATGATTTTCAGGGCAATAGACTTTATCATAATAATGGAGATGGAACATTTACAGATGTCAGTGAAACCACTAAAGTAACTAACACTGGCAGACTAGCTCTTACTGTAAGCTGGTTGGATTTTAATAATGATGGTTTCCAGGATATCTATTGTGCGAATGATCTTATGAAGGGTAATACGTTATTTAAAAACAATGGGGACGGAACTTTTACAGATGTAAGTACATCGTCCGGGGTTGACCTTCAGATGGCGTGTATGGGAATTGCTGCAGGTGATTTTAATGATGATGGTTGGATAGACATGTATTTAACAAATGGTCCTGATGGTAACAGGATGCTAAAGAATAATGGAGACAGTACTTTCAGTGAGGTTGCTGGTTTGTTAGGAATTAATGTGGGGAAAGTATGCTGGGGCGCCAATTTTTTGGATTATGATAACGATGGTGACCTGGATCTGTTTGTTAGTGTTTCTAACGGAATAGCCGGAAACCAAACAAGAGAAGATATGTTATTCTGGAATAAAGGCAACGGTACATTTGCACAGGCTTTAACAACTGGAATAGAATCTGATACATCTTTCAGTTATGGTAATGCTATTGGTGATTATAACAACGACGGTTATTCTGATATCGTAATTCTAAATGCCAATGGAACTCAAAGTAAATTATTGAAAAATAATGGCTGGACTAATAATTGGCTGAAAATAAATCTCAAGGGAACTGCAAGTAATCGTGATGGTCTCGGTGCTACTGCACAAATTTTTTTAGAAGGTAAAAGTACAAGAAGAAGTCTATATAACGAGATCAGTTATCAGTCACAGAATAGTTTGACATTAATTTTTGGCGTAGGCGAATCCATAATGATAGACTCCTTGATAGTTAATTGGCCAAGTGGAGTAGTTGATATACTAAGAAAAATTGATGTTAATCAACTGCTCACGATAGTTGAAGGTAGTTACGCCGAAAAGACTCCCAGCTTAGAAAAAAAACAAATAATTCCTGAAGAATATTCACTTAATCAGAATTACCCTAACCCATTCAATCCAACAACAACTATAAGCTATCAGTTGAAAGATAAATCTGAAGTAAAAATAGAGGTATTCGATATACTCGGTAGAAAGATCAGACAAATAGAAAGTGGCGTTAAGGCAGCGGGATTTTACGAACTATTATTTAATGCAGAAAGTTTACCAAGCGGTGTGTATGTTTATCGCATTTTTGCAAAAAGTTTGGAATCAGGACAGACATTTAACGACTCAAAAAAATTGATTTTGATGAAGTAA
- a CDS encoding T9SS type A sorting domain-containing protein, with product MTQTIGLGTSAVVDSIIVNWPSGQRSKITSPAVNQTLTITEGVLNVQPTTERKKELDIPGEYLIRQNYPNPFNPTTVIEYQLPEGTEVRIEIYNIVGQRVKELLLGQKEAGYHKVEFNGAGLPSGIYLYKMTAGNFSESKKMILLK from the coding sequence TTGACACAGACGATAGGATTGGGCACATCGGCAGTTGTGGACTCAATAATAGTAAACTGGCCAAGCGGGCAGAGAAGTAAAATAACATCACCGGCAGTAAATCAAACACTAACTATAACAGAGGGAGTGTTAAACGTACAGCCAACAACGGAGAGGAAGAAAGAGTTGGATATACCGGGAGAATATTTAATCAGACAGAACTACCCCAACCCCTTTAACCCGACAACGGTAATAGAGTATCAGCTGCCGGAAGGGACAGAAGTAAGAATAGAGATATACAATATAGTAGGTCAAAGAGTAAAAGAATTACTGTTAGGACAGAAGGAAGCCGGGTATCACAAAGTTGAGTTTAATGGAGCAGGATTACCGAGTGGAATTTACTTATATAAAATGACAGCAGGTAACTTTTCTGAATCTAAAAAAATGATTCTGTTGAAATAA
- a CDS encoding VCBS repeat-containing protein has product MSIKILRVITICFIVALFAIKTNSQNVTFTDVAPQLGIDHTTNISFFAGGLSFCDFDLDGLEDLSLSNFGAEIQILNYDGSSYTDIRSQLLISNAHRSQTLVWADYDNDGDKDFFMSDRGNTSRLFRNDGVSTFLDVTASAGLTLLANQTMAAAWADYDNDGWLDIYVGNRAVDQRSYLYHNNGDGTFIDVTIEAGVGDITRLPLAVSFLDYDNDGWQDIYCANDLMGRNTLFRNNTDGTFTDVSVEAGADIIVSGMGIAIGDYDNNGYLDMYVSNMPDGNKLLKNNGDGTFTEVSDQLGVAFNKLCWGVEFFDYDNDTDLDLHVCASDGPGARGDLDNRNILYKNLGNGTFAVATGTGLDIDSSFSYGSAVADYNNDGYLDLAILNAYGTKTQLWKNSGGSNNWFKVNLEGTISNRDGVGSIIEVTLGSQKFIRSTHCGISYQSQNSFTETIGIGQAAVIDTIKIKWPSGIVDIYTNIPAGSTINSIEGETLAQQSAVTFSDVTNQVKINHSYNISFFAGGISFADANGDGLDDITLSSTTGENIQHLRNKTTKFKNITPTMGINETGQSMSVIWADYDNDRDKDLFVTNLGGVNRLYKNNRGAFTDVTAIAGLSLSSDQSTGSAFADYDNDGWLDLYVGQREDLKGNILYHNNGDGTFTEVTVQAKVENIGKLCLTISWLDYNNDGYQDIYCANDLMKGNTLFKNNGNGTFTDVSELSGAGLQMACMGIALGDYNEDGWQDIYLSNGPDGNRMLKNNGNGTFSELAGTLGLNIGKVCWGSNFIDYDNDGDLDLFVSVSDGPTGQGDPSRQNVLFWNKGNGTFAQAVGTGLDVDASYSYGNAIGDYNNDGYQDIAILNANGTKTQLWKNNGGINNWIK; this is encoded by the coding sequence ATGTCAATAAAAATTCTTCGAGTTATAACTATTTGTTTTATTGTAGCTTTATTTGCAATCAAAACAAATTCACAAAATGTAACCTTTACTGACGTCGCCCCTCAGCTAGGTATAGATCATACAACCAATATAAGTTTTTTTGCCGGAGGATTAAGTTTCTGTGATTTTGATCTTGATGGTCTGGAAGATTTATCTTTAAGTAATTTTGGCGCAGAAATTCAAATCCTGAATTACGATGGAAGTAGTTATACAGACATTCGTTCTCAGCTCTTGATTTCCAATGCACATCGTTCACAGACATTGGTCTGGGCAGACTATGACAATGATGGCGACAAAGATTTTTTTATGTCTGATAGGGGGAACACTAGTAGATTATTTCGTAATGATGGAGTTTCAACTTTTTTAGATGTTACTGCTTCAGCAGGATTAACCTTACTTGCAAATCAAACCATGGCAGCAGCTTGGGCAGATTATGATAATGATGGATGGTTGGACATTTATGTGGGAAATCGTGCTGTTGACCAGAGAAGTTACCTTTATCATAATAATGGTGATGGCACTTTTATCGACGTAACTATTGAAGCCGGGGTGGGGGATATTACTCGTTTACCATTGGCTGTATCTTTTCTGGATTATGATAATGACGGATGGCAGGACATATACTGCGCAAATGATTTGATGGGTAGAAATACATTATTTCGCAACAATACTGATGGAACATTCACAGATGTTAGCGTTGAGGCGGGGGCAGATATTATTGTCTCTGGTATGGGCATAGCGATAGGAGATTATGATAACAATGGATACTTGGATATGTATGTATCGAATATGCCGGATGGTAATAAACTATTAAAAAATAATGGAGACGGAACATTTACAGAAGTATCAGATCAATTAGGAGTAGCATTTAACAAACTATGCTGGGGAGTAGAGTTTTTCGATTACGATAATGACACAGATTTAGATTTACACGTATGTGCTTCAGACGGACCAGGTGCAAGGGGTGATCTAGACAACCGGAATATACTTTATAAGAATTTAGGTAATGGGACATTTGCAGTAGCTACGGGGACAGGCTTAGATATCGACTCATCATTCAGTTACGGAAGTGCAGTGGCAGATTACAATAACGATGGATACCTGGATTTAGCGATACTAAATGCATACGGAACAAAGACACAATTGTGGAAAAACAGCGGCGGAAGTAATAACTGGTTCAAAGTTAACCTTGAAGGTACTATTAGCAATCGAGATGGTGTCGGGAGTATTATTGAAGTAACCCTTGGAAGCCAAAAGTTTATCAGATCAACACATTGTGGAATCAGCTACCAATCACAAAACAGTTTTACCGAAACAATAGGGATAGGACAGGCAGCAGTAATAGATACGATAAAGATAAAATGGCCAAGCGGGATAGTAGATATATACACAAACATACCAGCGGGCAGTACGATAAACTCAATAGAAGGGGAAACCTTAGCTCAGCAAAGTGCAGTTACATTCAGCGATGTAACAAATCAGGTAAAAATAAACCATAGCTATAACATAAGTTTTTTTGCTGGAGGAATAAGTTTTGCTGATGCCAATGGAGATGGACTGGATGACATAACACTAAGCAGCACAACAGGAGAGAACATACAACACTTGAGAAATAAAACCACAAAGTTTAAGAATATAACTCCGACAATGGGGATAAATGAGACAGGGCAATCGATGTCGGTAATATGGGCAGACTATGACAATGACCGGGACAAAGATTTATTCGTAACAAATCTTGGTGGAGTAAACAGACTATATAAAAACAACCGCGGGGCATTCACGGACGTAACAGCCATAGCTGGGTTATCACTTTCTTCTGATCAGAGTACGGGTTCAGCTTTTGCAGATTACGATAACGATGGCTGGCTGGATCTATACGTTGGACAAAGAGAAGATCTAAAAGGGAATATATTATATCATAACAATGGAGATGGAACATTCACAGAGGTGACTGTACAGGCAAAAGTTGAAAACATTGGAAAACTTTGCTTGACAATAAGCTGGTTAGATTATAACAATGACGGATATCAGGACATCTATTGTGCAAATGATCTTATGAAGGGAAATACATTATTTAAGAACAACGGCAACGGAACATTTACAGATGTAAGTGAATTATCAGGAGCGGGTCTTCAGATGGCTTGTATGGGTATAGCATTAGGAGACTATAACGAAGATGGGTGGCAGGATATATATTTAAGCAACGGCCCTGATGGTAACAGGATGTTAAAGAACAACGGCAACGGCACCTTCAGCGAGTTAGCAGGCACACTGGGGCTAAACATCGGGAAGGTCTGCTGGGGAAGTAACTTTATAGACTATGATAATGATGGAGACCTGGATTTGTTTGTCAGCGTGTCAGATGGACCAACCGGACAGGGGGATCCCTCAAGACAGAATGTACTGTTCTGGAATAAAGGCAACGGTACATTTGCACAAGCAGTGGGAACAGGCTTGGATGTAGATGCATCATATAGCTATGGAAATGCCATAGGAGATTATAACAATGATGGATATCAGGATATAGCAATATTAAATGCTAACGGAACCAAGACACAGTTGTGGAAAAATAACGGTGGTATAAACAACTGGATAAAATAA
- a CDS encoding VCBS repeat-containing protein, which produces MLIILKSFFHNKQKLFIKFFSPTKTPYGGVFKYISLLSIVFLNSFPIYPQQITFTNVASGLGIDHTSNVIFFAGGLSFCDFNQDGFDDLTLSKYFEQIQILEYNGTQYIDVSLQYGIANNLRSETPIWADYDNDGDKDFFISNRGATSRLFRNEGNFSFIDVTASAGLSLAVNETMPVAWADYDNDGLLDLYVGNRDLVVGNFLYHNNGDGTFTDLTTLAGVSDFGHLALAVSFLDYDNDGWQDIYVANDLNKRNTLFHNNTDGTFTDVSNVSGAGLIIDGMGIAIGDYDNNGYLDMYVSNMPDGNKLLKNNGDGTFTEVSDQLGVAFNKLCWGVEFFDYDNDTDLDLHVCASDGPGARGDLDNRNILYKNLGNGTFAVATGTGLDIDSSFSYGSAVADYNNDGYLDLAILNAYGTKTQLWKNNGGSNNWFKVNLEGTISNRDGVGSIIEVTLGSQKFIRSTHCGISYQSQNSFTETIGIGQAAVIDTIKIKWPSGIVDIYTNIPAGSTINSIEGETLAQQSAVTFSDVTNQVKINHSYNISFFAGGISFADANGDGLDDITLSSTTGENIQHLRNKTTKFKNITPTMGINETGQSMSVIWADYDNDRDKDLFVTNLGGVNRLYKNNRGAFTDVTAIAGLSLSSDQSTGSAFADYDNDGWLDLYVGQREDLKGNILYHNNGDGTFTEVTVQAKVENIGKLCLTISWLDYNNDGYQDIYCANDLMKGNTLFKNNGNGTFTDVSELSGAGLQMACMGIALGDYNEDGWQDIYLSNGPDGNRMLKNNGNGTFSELAGTLGLNIGKVCWGSNFIDYDNDGDLDLFVSVSDGPTGQGDPSRQNVLFWNKGNGTFAQAVGTGLDVDASYSYGNAIGDYNNDGYQDIAILNANGTKTQLWKNNGGINNWIKIKLKATVSNRDGIGSRIETYTGGKVSHRVVTNEISYQSQNSLTQTIGLGTSAVVDSIIVNWPSGQRSKITSPAVNQTLTITEGVLNVQPTTEMKKELDIPGEYLIRQNYPNPFNPTTVIEYQLPEGTEVKIEIYNIVGQRVKELLLGQKEAGYHKVEFNGAGLPSGIYLYKMTAGNYSESKKMILLK; this is translated from the coding sequence ATGTTAATTATTCTAAAATCATTTTTTCACAATAAACAAAAGTTGTTTATTAAATTTTTTAGTCCCACTAAAACTCCTTACGGGGGTGTGTTCAAATATATCTCATTGCTTTCTATTGTTTTTTTAAATTCCTTTCCTATATATCCTCAACAAATTACTTTTACCAATGTTGCCTCCGGATTAGGTATAGACCATACAAGTAACGTAATTTTTTTTGCTGGCGGGCTGAGTTTCTGCGATTTTAATCAGGATGGTTTTGATGATTTGACTCTAAGTAAATATTTTGAGCAAATTCAAATACTTGAGTATAATGGCACTCAATATATAGACGTTAGCTTGCAATACGGAATTGCTAACAACCTAAGATCAGAAACTCCAATCTGGGCAGACTATGACAATGACGGTGATAAAGATTTTTTTATTTCCAACAGAGGAGCGACAAGCAGATTATTCCGCAATGAAGGTAATTTTTCTTTTATTGATGTTACTGCTTCGGCTGGTTTATCTCTTGCGGTAAATGAGACTATGCCGGTAGCCTGGGCAGATTATGATAATGATGGTCTGTTAGATTTATATGTTGGGAATCGGGATCTCGTTGTTGGTAATTTTTTATATCACAATAACGGCGATGGTACGTTTACGGATTTAACAACTCTTGCCGGTGTTTCAGACTTTGGACATTTAGCGCTTGCCGTATCTTTTTTGGATTATGATAATGACGGATGGCAGGACATTTATGTTGCGAATGATCTCAATAAAAGGAATACTCTTTTCCACAATAACACCGATGGTACTTTTACGGATGTTAGTAATGTTTCCGGTGCTGGTCTCATTATTGATGGTATGGGCATAGCGATAGGAGATTATGATAACAATGGATACCTGGATATGTATGTATCGAATATGCCGGATGGTAATAAACTATTAAAAAATAATGGAGACGGAACATTTACAGAAGTATCAGATCAATTAGGAGTAGCATTTAACAAACTATGCTGGGGAGTAGAGTTTTTCGATTACGATAATGACACAGATTTAGATTTACACGTATGTGCTTCAGACGGACCAGGTGCAAGGGGTGATCTAGACAACCGGAATATACTTTATAAGAATTTAGGTAATGGGACATTTGCAGTAGCTACGGGGACAGGATTAGACATCGACTCATCATTCAGTTACGGAAGTGCAGTGGCAGATTACAATAACGATGGATACCTTGACTTAGCGATACTGAATGCATACGGAACAAAGACACAACTATGGAAAAACAACGGGGGGAGTAATAACTGGTTTAAAGTTAACCTTGAAGGTACTATTAGCAATCGAGATGGTGTCGGGAGTATTATTGAAGTAACCCTTGGAAGCCAAAAGTTTATCAGATCAACACATTGTGGAATCAGCTACCAATCACAAAACAGTTTTACCGAAACAATAGGGATAGGACAGGCAGCAGTAATAGATACGATAAAGATAAAATGGCCAAGCGGGATAGTAGATATATACACAAACATACCAGCGGGCAGTACGATAAACTCAATAGAAGGGGAAACCTTAGCTCAGCAAAGTGCAGTTACATTCAGCGATGTAACAAATCAGGTAAAAATAAACCATAGCTATAACATAAGTTTTTTTGCTGGAGGAATAAGTTTTGCTGATGCCAATGGAGATGGACTGGATGACATAACACTAAGCAGCACAACAGGAGAGAACATACAACACTTGAGAAATAAAACCACAAAGTTTAAGAATATAACTCCGACAATGGGGATAAATGAGACAGGGCAATCGATGTCGGTAATATGGGCAGACTATGACAATGACCGGGACAAAGATTTATTCGTAACAAATCTTGGTGGAGTAAACAGACTATATAAAAACAACCGCGGGGCATTCACGGACGTAACAGCCATAGCTGGGTTATCACTTTCTTCTGATCAGAGTACGGGTTCAGCTTTTGCAGATTACGATAACGATGGCTGGCTGGATCTATACGTTGGACAAAGAGAAGATCTAAAAGGGAATATATTATATCATAACAATGGAGATGGAACATTCACAGAGGTGACTGTACAGGCAAAAGTTGAAAACATTGGAAAACTTTGCTTGACAATAAGCTGGTTAGATTATAACAATGACGGATATCAGGACATCTATTGTGCAAATGATCTTATGAAGGGAAATACATTATTTAAGAACAACGGCAACGGAACATTTACAGATGTAAGTGAATTATCAGGAGCGGGTCTTCAGATGGCTTGTATGGGTATAGCATTAGGAGACTATAACGAAGATGGGTGGCAGGATATATATTTAAGCAACGGCCCTGATGGTAACAGGATGTTAAAGAACAACGGCAACGGCACCTTCAGCGAGTTAGCAGGCACACTGGGGCTAAACATCGGGAAGGTCTGCTGGGGAAGTAACTTTATAGACTATGATAATGATGGAGACCTGGATTTGTTTGTCAGCGTGTCAGATGGACCAACCGGACAGGGGGATCCCTCAAGACAGAATGTACTGTTCTGGAATAAAGGCAACGGTACATTTGCACAAGCAGTGGGAACAGGCTTGGATGTAGATGCATCATATAGCTATGGAAATGCCATAGGAGATTATAACAATGACGGATATCAGGATATAGCAATATTAAATGCTAACGGAACCAAGACACAGTTGTGGAAAAATAACGGTGGTATAAACAACTGGATAAAAATAAAACTGAAAGCTACGGTTAGTAATCGTGATGGAATAGGCAGCAGAATAGAGACATATACTGGCGGGAAAGTATCACACAGGGTGGTAACCAATGAGATAAGCTACCAATCACAAAACAGTTTGACACAGACGATAGGATTGGGCACATCGGCAGTTGTGGACTCAATAATAGTAAACTGGCCAAGCGGGCAGAGAAGTAAAATAACATCACCGGCAGTAAATCAAACACTAACTATAACAGAGGGAGTGTTAAACGTACAGCCAACAACGGAGATGAAGAAAGAGTTGGATATACCGGGAGAATATTTAATCAGACAGAACTACCCCAACCCCTTTAACCCGACAACGGTAATAGAGTATCAGCTGCCGGAAGGGACAGAAGTAAAGATAGAGATATACAATATAGTAGGTCAAAGAGTAAAAGAATTACTGTTAGGACAGAAGGAAGCCGGGTATCACAAAGTTGAGTTTAATGGAGCAGGATTACCGAGTGGAATTTACTTATATAAAATGACAGCAGGTAACTATTCTGAATCTAAAAAAATGATTCTGTTGAAATAA
- a CDS encoding ASPIC/UnbV domain-containing protein, translating into MDKIKLNGVSSNKDAIGSVIEVTVGGNTVKRFVHSQISFQSQNSLTQIIGVGTSSIIDEIKVTWSSGSVTTLTSVAVDQTLTITEGTLAQPQLSKEILLPQQFGLDQNFPNPFNPSTVIKYQLPEDAFVKIEIFSVTGEKIADLVNSEQSAGYYSVNFDANNIGRGLSSGIYLYRITVDERSTGIHYNDLKKMILMK; encoded by the coding sequence TTGGATAAAATTAAACTTAATGGTGTCTCAAGTAATAAAGACGCTATTGGCTCTGTTATAGAAGTTACAGTTGGCGGCAATACTGTTAAAAGATTTGTTCATAGTCAAATTAGTTTCCAGTCACAGAACAGTTTAACACAAATTATCGGTGTTGGTACTTCTAGCATTATTGATGAGATTAAAGTTACATGGTCAAGTGGATCTGTTACTACCTTGACTAGTGTAGCAGTTGATCAGACACTTACTATCACCGAGGGCACTCTGGCTCAACCTCAATTATCAAAGGAAATTTTACTACCGCAGCAGTTTGGTTTGGATCAGAATTTCCCAAATCCATTCAACCCTTCTACTGTAATTAAATATCAATTACCTGAAGATGCTTTTGTCAAAATCGAAATTTTCAGTGTAACTGGTGAAAAGATTGCCGATTTAGTAAATAGTGAACAAAGTGCTGGATATTATTCAGTGAATTTTGATGCTAATAATATAGGGAGGGGTTTAAGTTCGGGTATCTATCTTTATAGAATTACTGTTGACGAAAGATCAACTGGTATTCATTATAACGATTTGAAGAAAATGATCTTAATGAAGTAA